DNA from Scheffersomyces stipitis CBS 6054 chromosome 1, whole genome shotgun sequence:
TCAGGcatgaacttcttgatctcatCCACAATTCGGAGTGAGTTCTTGTAGGCATTAATGAAGTCTCCCTGAGATCTCAAAGGCGAATGTGAAGTTCTGAAGTAACTAGAAATCACTTTGCTTTCGTTACGAGATATACTAGATGAATATGGGGCCTTTCCGCCAAGTGGACAAGGATCACTGGGTTCTTCTATCCAATGGTTAAAGTAGAACATAAAGTCCTTGTCAGTGGGGAAACCCTTCATAGAGCTGTCATATGGTGGATCATGATTCTCGTAACAGGTTTGACATTGTCGATCAGGAGCATGAGGGGCACAGAACTCTGGTTCCCCGAATACGGAAGTCTTTTTAAACCTACAGCATTGGTCCAAATCTGGATTCAACCAGGTAAAAAAATCGTCTAGCCAGTTGCTAGCAGGTTCACTTATGGTAGACTTGAATCCCCGCTTGTattccttttcaagaatattgGCTAACGAATAAGTGTCGCAAGCAGAGAAACGACCACACACCATCTGCTGATTTTCCCTCTCAGTTACGTCAAGGTCCTTGACCACAAAAAAGGTAGGAGGTCCTACGTTTAAATACTTGTACACCGAGTCAAAGTAGTTGATCAAGTATGAATCCTTGGGAAGCGCTATTCTTTGATCTAATCCAAAGTTGATGTTTGGAAGCAAACTCAAAGAAATTCCAAACCAAAGTACAAACAATGTCAAAAGTTTTGGTTTGTTGGTCTTAGACATGATGTATGGAGCATAATACTTGGTAATTAAGCTCGAGAAGTTATACTCCACATGttcgatttcttcgttgGGGTCACCTTCAGGTAAATGAATGTTATGCTGGTCCTCGATTGTGATCCAAGGAAAGCAATCCAAACGGTTGTTCTCCAATCTATGCTGATCAAGAGCTAGCAATGATATGAACATAGTCATTTGTagcaagaagttgatcaataCTGCCACTGCACTGTAATAAGCAAAGTTCTTTACAGCAGGCATATCTACATTGGTGGCTAAGAAAAACATGGACACCTGTAGAACGGCACTTATAAGGCACGAAGGACCAATGTTTCTGAGAGCCTGGGCGATTCTCAACTCTATGGACATATCGTATAAGGTCTCGCTTACTACATGCAATTCGTGaacaatcaagaagatgttgtCTATACCAATTGCCAAAACCAAGAAGGGAATTACTTCGGCAATGATTAAGGTTGatttcaatctcaagaaagaaaacaaacCTAGCGAAGATGTCACGGATAGCAAGATGATAATTATACCAGATAATCCCAATGCAAATCTGGTCTTGACAAGACTAGAAAGGCTTCTGTTAGGCAACTTTCCTCCCAAAGCCAAAGAGGCATAGATGAACATACACAAATAGGAAATGACGATAATTCTGATATCGGTGTTTGTagacttgttcaactcttctgTGAGAGATACTTCTGTACTGAAAGCGATGTTTAGCTGTGGATTCTCTTTCTCTAAGTTTTGAGCCCATTTCTGAAGCAGATGCTCGTAGGCGCTAGCAGACTCTGTATAAGTTTGATCTTTCAGGTTGCTATTAACCAATAATGTTACAGTGAATGCCTTCGCTTGAAAGATGTCATCATTGTCAAATAGGATGTTCTTTTTCAACGGCTGTTGGAATGAAGGCAAGCAGTTGACTGGAGAGTCTGTGCAGctcttcaatttggctCTCCAGTTATCTTCAGTAAGCTGATTGATATCTCCGTAGAAGTACTGTGTGAACGATTCTATGCCACAAGTTTCGCCGAGTGGTTTGAAGCAGATATCAGACAACGACACGTTTTCGTTCAAGGAATAGAGCTGGCGTTCCTTTTCAAACCACCAACGTATATTATTCCAGTTCAAAATGGGTTCGGAGTCATTCTTATTGCTGACGATTATCTGTTCGATTCTGAACCATTCTCCAAAGCTTGATTCAAAGTATTGCATGTTCTTGAGAGCTGGCTCCTGTGGAGAGACCCAGAGCTTGACGGGATCAGTTTCAAACTGGAGCCAGAATAGTCCAGAGGATAATATTAGCGTCAAtaccaagttgaaagagATTACTAAACCTGGATAAGAAGAGCAGAAATATCCGACGCTGGCAAATGTGTTCTCGATCTTTTCGATCAATCTGAGATGCCAATTGCTGAAACTCGACATTGGCTTCTTGACGGTGACGTAGCTAAGTGGACTCAAAGTAACATCAAAGTCGTCGAAGTCGTCCTCCCCTCTGGAACgtttcaacttggccaaaTAGACGTGATATCCTCCAAGTAAGATTATTAAA
Protein-coding regions in this window:
- a CDS encoding predicted protein → MKLTILSLLLWTLSLCSATIHKSGYCAMYDNCGKKSVFGSSLPCVANVKAVEPSAKTAQLLHQICGDDFDTSKVCCSEDQVVNMESNLKRVDPIISSCPACRKNFYDFFCKFTCSPDQSTFLNITKTAIAADTKNEIVAELSQFVDPGTAKDFYKSCANVKFSATNGYAMDLIGGGAKNYSQFLKFLGDEKPLLGGSPFQINYKYELSEAESDSGLKLRQDNIFACDDETYRCACPDCSKSCPKLPRFKDFRKRCTVGKIPCFTFSIVIIWISLIILLGGYHVYLAKLKRSRGEDDFDDFDVTLSPLSYVTVKKPMSSFSNWHLRLIEKIENTFASVGYFCSSYPGLVISFNLVLTLILSSGLFWLQFETDPVKLWVSPQEPALKNMQYFESSFGEWFRIEQIIVSNKNDSEPILNWNNIRWWFEKERQLYSLNENVSLSDICFKPLGETCGIESFTQYFYGDINQLTEDNWRAKLKSCTDSPVNCLPSFQQPLKKNILFDNDDIFQAKAFTVTLLVNSNSKDQTYTESASAYEHSLQKWAQNLEKENPQLNIAFSTEVSLTEELNKSTNTDIRIIVISYLCMFIYASLALGGKLPNRSLSSLVKTRFALGLSGIIIILLSVTSSLGLFSFLRLKSTLIIAEVIPFLVLAIGIDNIFLIVHELHVVSETLYDMSIELRIAQALRNIGPSCLISAVLQVSMFFLATNVDMPAVKNFAYYSAVAVLINFLLQMTMFISLLALDQHRLENNRLDCFPWITIEDQHNIHLPEGDPNEEIEHVEYNFSSLITKYYAPYIMSKTNKPKLLTLFVLWFGISLSLLPNINFGLDQRIALPKDSYLINYFDSVYKYLNVGPPTFFVVKDLDVTERENQQMVCGRFSACDTYSLANILEKEYKRGFKSTISEPASNWLDDFFTWLNPDLDQCCRFKKTSVFGEPEFCAPHAPDRQCQTCYENHDPPYDSSMKGFPTDKDFMFYFNHWIEEPSDPCPLGGKAPYSSSISRNESKVISSYFRTSHSPLRSQGDFINAYKNSLRIVDEIKKFMPDLDVFAHSPFYVFFVQYERIVELTFTILGSALLIIWGISILLLGSFRTATVMMVTIVSILINIGGVLSLWDISLNAVSLVNLVICAGLAVEFTVHITRAYTNCNDIYNHANVKLLKAYHSLCTVGGSVLGGITLTKIIGMFVLAFTRSKIFEVYYFRMWFSLIFIAAVHALCLLPILLSYFGDDHKTTSRISDESQITGEISNEANGAFRRYSDYIEEVENVEESES